A DNA window from Insulibacter thermoxylanivorax contains the following coding sequences:
- a CDS encoding phage holin, LLH family: MSPWFEIALLLLIVMIIIWLAAGLSMYRRIAELLDARTHNEKRIYVHETGEEAVAYAESMEPNSGREKHLERAVDYMRRQFQERQLPFDYEQARAVIEKAALRRGIDAADIGRQPSSS, from the coding sequence ATGTCTCCATGGTTCGAGATCGCGTTGCTGCTGCTAATCGTCATGATCATCATCTGGCTGGCAGCGGGCCTCAGCATGTACCGGCGGATCGCAGAACTATTGGATGCCAGGACGCACAATGAGAAGCGCATCTACGTGCACGAGACGGGTGAGGAAGCGGTGGCCTACGCCGAATCGATGGAACCGAATTCGGGGAGGGAGAAGCATCTGGAGCGGGCAGTGGATTATATGCGAAGGCAATTCCAAGAACGGCAGCTTCCCTTCGACTATGAACAGGCGCGAGCCGTCATCGAGAAAGCGGCTTTGCGCCGCGGGATCGACGCAGCTGATATCGGCCGCCAGCCTTCATCTTCCTGA
- a CDS encoding helix-turn-helix domain-containing protein: MKVTGHRIRALRERKGLTQIQLAAMLHINNSVLSRIESGRRPIDDELLIRCADLFNTSADYLLGRVDRVEETHTTYHTEQQSREQQFWEKLRRTAFFDGDKELSDEEKELMMESLMNAALNAKKLISRTAKG; the protein is encoded by the coding sequence ATGAAGGTAACCGGGCATCGTATTCGTGCGCTGCGAGAGCGGAAAGGCCTGACTCAGATCCAATTGGCCGCGATGCTTCATATCAACAACAGTGTATTGTCAAGAATCGAATCCGGAAGAAGACCGATCGATGATGAACTCCTCATCCGCTGTGCTGATCTCTTCAACACATCGGCCGATTATCTGCTGGGGAGAGTTGATCGGGTCGAGGAAACCCATACCACTTACCATACCGAGCAGCAATCGCGGGAACAGCAATTCTGGGAGAAACTTCGCCGCACCGCCTTCTTCGATGGGGACAAGGAATTGTCCGATGAGGAGAAGGAATTGATGATGGAGTCCCTGATGAATGCTGCACTGAATGCGAAGAAGTTAATAAGCCGTACTGCGAAGGGATAA
- a CDS encoding ABC transporter permease, which produces MQQASVQPQQTIPRPQSEVWRRMKRNKLLYLMILPGMLYFIIFKYLPMFGLIISFQDFKPYKGFIYSEWVGLKHFERLFTEPEFLMILKNTLVLFGLNLFIYFPIPIILSLMLNEIRISAFKRTVQTLIYIPHFMSWVIIVSISYVMLTMDGGIINQLLVHFGHEKINFLLSPEWFRPMYIIQVIWREAGWGTIIYLAAIAAVDPELYEAARMDGAGRFRQMWHITLPSIRGVIVTLLILKIGDILELGFEHVYLLLNSMNRNVAEIIDTYVYTAALKQGQYSYSTAIGFFKSFVGLIMVMIANKLARKFGEEGVY; this is translated from the coding sequence ATGCAGCAAGCTTCGGTCCAACCGCAACAGACCATTCCCAGGCCGCAGAGTGAAGTATGGCGGCGGATGAAACGCAACAAGCTGCTGTATTTGATGATCTTGCCAGGCATGCTGTATTTCATCATCTTCAAATACTTGCCGATGTTCGGCTTGATCATCTCTTTCCAAGACTTTAAACCTTACAAAGGATTCATATACAGCGAATGGGTGGGTTTGAAGCATTTCGAGAGGCTGTTTACAGAACCGGAATTCCTCATGATCTTGAAGAACACCTTAGTGTTGTTCGGCCTGAATCTGTTCATCTATTTCCCAATTCCGATCATCCTCTCTCTGATGTTAAATGAGATTCGCATCTCTGCTTTTAAACGCACCGTGCAGACGCTCATCTATATCCCGCACTTCATGTCGTGGGTCATCATCGTCTCGATCAGCTACGTCATGCTGACGATGGACGGCGGGATCATCAACCAGCTGCTGGTTCACTTCGGACATGAGAAGATCAATTTCCTGCTCAGCCCCGAATGGTTCCGGCCGATGTATATCATCCAAGTGATCTGGCGCGAAGCCGGCTGGGGGACGATCATCTATCTCGCGGCGATTGCCGCTGTTGATCCGGAGCTCTACGAAGCGGCGCGGATGGACGGTGCCGGAAGGTTCCGCCAGATGTGGCATATCACGCTGCCGTCGATTCGCGGCGTGATCGTCACCCTCTTGATCCTGAAGATCGGGGATATCCTGGAGCTTGGCTTCGAACACGTCTACCTGCTGCTCAATTCGATGAACCGCAATGTTGCCGAGATCATCGATACGTACGTCTATACCGCTGCTCTCAAGCAAGGACAGTACAGCTATAGTACAGCCATCGGTTTCTTCAAATCCTTTGTCGGTCTCATCATGGTGATGATCGCCAACAAGCTGGCCAGGAAGTTTGGCGAAGAGGGCGTCTACTAA
- a CDS encoding extracellular solute-binding protein: MRSGKKRVKPFGMKVITSIIIFSHMIMLAACGSSGDHSAAMERRPEITIMAPLHFPNPPHEDLIEEINRLTNVDLKIEWVPDGIYTDKMNTALTTNSLKKATFVKYTDYILVKNAIRSGVFWEIGPYLDDYPNLRNLDKSILEQAAVDGKIYGLYTERPSSRQGIILRKDWLDRLGLSEPTTIEELYDVLRRFTLEDPDGNGMDDTFGLTDRNDLIFGAFKTLSSYFGTPNNWAFVDGELVAEFETQAYIDTMDFMRRLYKEGLINQDFAVTSKQVQRDHLIRGAAGVYIGSMLDAQRLAEEAMKVNPEARFTLVNRIHGPEGLRVWSIPKYNGLYLFSKKAIHDEEELREVLRFFDRSMDADVSNLMRYGFEHRHHIVQEGKVYLPQETYAFRVSEVNALHALMIADLSNPNLMEVQNSEPLTELAEQLSADNENFLVEDPTASLESATYDEKGSELYKIITDATYNYILGNLDVEGFQAEVERWRRNGGDQIRQEYMHSYSHK; this comes from the coding sequence ATGCGAAGCGGGAAGAAACGCGTTAAGCCGTTCGGGATGAAGGTGATCACCTCGATAATCATTTTCTCACATATGATCATGCTGGCTGCATGCGGCTCCAGCGGCGACCACTCAGCGGCGATGGAACGAAGACCCGAGATCACGATTATGGCGCCGCTGCATTTTCCCAATCCGCCGCATGAGGATCTAATCGAGGAGATCAACCGCTTGACGAATGTGGATCTGAAGATCGAGTGGGTGCCCGACGGCATCTATACCGATAAGATGAATACTGCGCTGACGACCAACTCCTTGAAGAAGGCCACCTTCGTAAAGTATACCGATTATATCCTGGTCAAAAATGCGATCCGCAGCGGTGTGTTCTGGGAGATCGGGCCTTATCTGGATGATTACCCGAACCTTCGCAATCTGGACAAGTCCATTCTGGAGCAGGCAGCCGTTGACGGCAAGATCTACGGCCTGTATACGGAACGCCCTTCGTCGCGGCAGGGGATCATCCTGCGCAAGGATTGGCTGGATCGCCTGGGCCTAAGCGAGCCGACGACGATCGAAGAGCTCTATGATGTCCTTCGCCGATTCACCTTGGAAGATCCAGACGGCAACGGCATGGATGACACCTTCGGGCTGACGGACCGCAATGATCTGATCTTCGGTGCGTTCAAGACGCTGAGCTCCTATTTCGGCACTCCGAACAATTGGGCTTTTGTCGACGGCGAATTGGTCGCTGAGTTTGAGACACAAGCGTATATCGATACGATGGATTTTATGCGCAGGTTATATAAAGAAGGATTGATCAATCAGGATTTTGCCGTGACCAGCAAACAAGTGCAGCGGGATCACTTGATTCGCGGAGCAGCGGGCGTCTATATCGGCAGCATGCTGGATGCGCAGCGGCTCGCCGAGGAAGCGATGAAGGTGAATCCGGAGGCACGCTTCACCCTCGTCAATCGCATCCATGGTCCGGAAGGACTGCGGGTGTGGTCGATCCCGAAGTACAACGGACTGTATCTGTTCTCGAAGAAGGCGATCCATGACGAAGAAGAACTCCGTGAAGTGCTGCGTTTCTTCGACCGCTCGATGGATGCGGATGTCAGCAATCTGATGCGATACGGCTTCGAGCACCGCCATCACATCGTGCAGGAGGGGAAGGTCTACCTGCCACAGGAGACCTATGCCTTTAGAGTCTCTGAAGTGAATGCGCTGCATGCGCTGATGATCGCGGATCTGAGCAACCCTAACCTCATGGAAGTGCAGAACTCAGAACCGCTGACGGAACTTGCGGAGCAGCTCAGCGCGGACAATGAGAACTTCCTGGTGGAAGATCCCACGGCCTCCCTCGAATCCGCTACCTATGACGAGAAAGGAAGCGAGTTGTACAAGATCATCACCGATGCAACTTACAACTATATCTTGGGGAATCTTGATGTGGAAGGATTCCAAGCAGAAGTCGAACGATGGCGCAGAAACGGCGGCGACCAGATTCGACAAGAATATATGCATTCCTATTCTCATAAGTAA
- a CDS encoding glycoside hydrolase family 88/105 protein encodes MQRTPIEWAIFACDSMMARYRAPELPPAHRWHYHQGVFLCGMEMLWETVLEERYDTYIREYVDALVDENGNLYFARDELDAIQAGLLLFRLDASSSDQRYRIAAAKLRSLFDTLNRTSEGGFWHKDKYPYNMWLDGLYMGGVFALKYANQYGEVQLRDMVLHQEKLMRKHMKDERTGLLYHAWDESRRMPWADPETGCSPEFWGRSLGWYGLALSQFIDLLPEDHAGRAELIQVQRDFLTALVRYQDERSGLWYQVVDKGDHSDNWLETSCSALFVYAIARAVKQGIVGDEFRRVAERGYEGLTNRMRTDDEGRFVMPDICIGTSAGDYTNYVTRPTSENDLHGVGAFVMACVAMHDLNA; translated from the coding sequence ATGCAGAGGACACCGATTGAATGGGCAATATTCGCATGCGACAGCATGATGGCTCGCTACCGAGCCCCTGAACTTCCGCCGGCCCATCGATGGCATTACCATCAGGGAGTCTTCTTATGCGGGATGGAGATGTTGTGGGAAACCGTGCTGGAGGAACGTTACGATACGTATATCAGGGAATATGTGGATGCATTAGTTGATGAGAATGGGAATCTGTATTTTGCCAGGGATGAATTGGATGCGATCCAAGCGGGGCTCCTGCTCTTCCGACTGGATGCATCATCATCCGATCAGCGTTACCGGATTGCGGCTGCAAAGCTCAGAAGCTTATTTGACACGCTGAATCGAACTTCTGAGGGAGGCTTCTGGCATAAAGATAAATACCCTTATAATATGTGGCTTGACGGCCTGTACATGGGCGGCGTGTTCGCCCTGAAGTACGCCAATCAATACGGCGAGGTGCAGCTGAGAGACATGGTGCTGCACCAAGAGAAGCTGATGAGGAAACACATGAAGGATGAAAGGACCGGACTGCTCTATCATGCTTGGGATGAGAGCCGGCGCATGCCTTGGGCGGATCCTGAGACCGGCTGCTCGCCGGAGTTCTGGGGCCGTTCCCTCGGCTGGTACGGCCTGGCGCTGTCCCAGTTCATCGATCTGCTGCCGGAGGATCATGCAGGGCGCGCAGAGTTGATCCAGGTTCAAAGGGATTTCCTCACGGCATTGGTTCGTTATCAAGATGAGAGAAGCGGCCTGTGGTATCAGGTCGTGGATAAGGGAGATCACAGCGACAATTGGCTCGAAACGTCGTGTTCGGCGCTCTTCGTCTACGCGATCGCACGGGCCGTGAAGCAGGGCATTGTCGGCGATGAATTCCGCCGCGTCGCGGAAAGGGGATATGAAGGCTTGACGAACCGCATGCGGACCGATGATGAGGGACGCTTCGTCATGCCGGATATCTGCATCGGCACCTCGGCGGGGGATTACACCAATTATGTCACCCGTCCGACCAGCGAGAACGATCTGCACGGTGTCGGCGCCTTCGTCATGGCATGTGTTGCCATGCATGACCTGAATGCTTAG
- a CDS encoding extracellular solute-binding protein: protein MTKTKRSLTLLLSLLMVLSFVLAACSGGSSNNAAPTNTQGGNQQQGSNNQGADPKPEPPTEFTIMLPLNTADQPTDVIKKELEKLTNTKLTYNFFPADTYEEKLSSSFATGSFPEVVYMKNQATFIQMREAIRDGQFWEIGPYLPEFENLSKLKEQVLKNTMVDGKLYSLYIGRPLARQGMIYRKDWADRLGLDAPKNVDEFFEMLRAFTEDDPDNDGVDNTFGLTDRNDLVYGAFDTVASWFGVPTNWGEKDGQLLPKFMFDEYIEVMDFFRKIRSAGYMNQDFAATSKTDQVNLLTSGRYGVYVGSLQDVNSLQRDLEKNDPNAVLWTHALIEGPNGNISTWAIPGYNNVVLFPKSSIKDEDQLRQILAFFDKMMTPEVANLMYWGIEGVHYTVVDGKARPVEDSDLINRDVKGYKDSVIGEPETNGMMEAYHELEARIHAEKLILENEKYAIHDPTAPLDSKTYAEKGLELDEIIKNATYQYIYEQIDLDGFQAAIDQWLSRGGQDIIDEYNEAYRAAR from the coding sequence ATGACGAAGACGAAGAGAAGTCTCACACTCCTATTGAGCCTGCTCATGGTGCTGAGCTTCGTGCTAGCCGCTTGCTCAGGAGGAAGCAGCAACAACGCAGCTCCAACGAATACGCAAGGGGGGAATCAGCAGCAAGGCTCGAACAATCAGGGAGCGGATCCTAAACCGGAGCCGCCGACAGAATTCACCATCATGCTGCCGCTTAATACCGCAGACCAGCCGACGGATGTGATTAAGAAAGAGCTGGAGAAATTGACGAATACGAAGCTGACGTATAACTTCTTCCCGGCGGATACCTATGAGGAGAAACTGAGCTCTTCCTTCGCAACGGGTTCCTTCCCGGAAGTCGTCTACATGAAGAACCAGGCGACCTTCATCCAGATGAGGGAAGCGATCCGCGACGGGCAGTTCTGGGAGATCGGACCATACCTCCCCGAGTTTGAGAACTTGAGCAAACTGAAGGAACAAGTTCTCAAGAACACGATGGTTGACGGCAAGCTGTATTCCCTGTATATCGGCCGTCCGCTGGCACGGCAAGGAATGATCTACCGCAAGGACTGGGCAGATCGGCTCGGCTTGGATGCGCCGAAGAATGTCGACGAATTCTTCGAGATGCTGCGGGCGTTCACGGAAGACGATCCCGACAATGACGGCGTGGACAACACCTTCGGTCTGACGGACCGCAACGACCTCGTCTACGGTGCCTTTGACACGGTGGCTTCCTGGTTCGGCGTGCCGACGAACTGGGGTGAGAAGGATGGGCAGCTGTTGCCGAAGTTCATGTTCGATGAATATATCGAGGTTATGGACTTCTTCCGCAAGATCCGCAGCGCGGGTTATATGAACCAAGACTTCGCTGCGACGAGTAAGACAGACCAAGTCAACCTGCTGACCAGCGGCAGATACGGTGTCTATGTCGGGTCGCTTCAGGACGTCAACAGCTTGCAGAGAGATCTTGAGAAGAACGATCCGAATGCGGTCCTGTGGACGCATGCGCTGATCGAAGGTCCGAACGGCAATATCTCGACTTGGGCGATCCCGGGTTATAACAATGTCGTTCTGTTCCCGAAGAGCTCGATCAAGGATGAGGATCAGCTGAGACAGATCCTGGCGTTCTTCGACAAGATGATGACGCCGGAGGTTGCGAACCTCATGTACTGGGGTATCGAAGGCGTTCACTACACCGTGGTTGACGGCAAAGCCAGACCTGTTGAGGACAGCGATCTGATCAACCGCGATGTCAAGGGATATAAGGACAGTGTCATCGGTGAACCGGAAACCAACGGCATGATGGAAGCTTATCATGAGCTGGAAGCGAGAATCCATGCTGAGAAGCTCATCTTGGAGAACGAGAAATATGCCATCCATGACCCGACCGCTCCTCTGGACTCCAAGACTTATGCGGAGAAAGGGTTGGAGCTCGACGAGATCATCAAGAATGCCACTTATCAATACATCTACGAGCAGATCGACCTTGATGGCTTCCAGGCAGCGATCGATCAGTGGTTGAGCCGCGGCGGACAGGACATCATCGACGAATATAACGAGGCTTATCGAGCAGCAAGATAA
- a CDS encoding SDR family oxidoreductase: MNHTMTMNKPAQTSEKKLEGKVAIITGAGSGIGRAAAKKLAEHGAKICLMDLKDERTEEAASEIVAVGGEAIAADVDISDPDRVALGVEAVLDTWGKIDIVFANAGINGRIAPIEELTPEDWDQTLNTNLKGTFLVVKYAIPHMKENGGSIIITSSINGSRKFHSFGMSAYSSSKAGQVAFAKMAALELARYRIRVNVICPGAIETNIDENTFQSPEVKEIQIPVKYPEGSQPLEHGPGKPEQVADLVLFLASEDSSHITGTEVYIDGAESLL; encoded by the coding sequence ATGAATCACACGATGACGATGAACAAGCCGGCACAGACGTCTGAGAAGAAGCTGGAGGGCAAAGTAGCGATCATCACCGGCGCCGGTTCCGGCATCGGCAGAGCTGCTGCGAAGAAATTAGCGGAGCACGGCGCCAAGATCTGCCTTATGGATCTAAAGGATGAGCGCACGGAAGAGGCCGCCTCCGAGATCGTGGCTGTCGGCGGCGAGGCGATCGCTGCGGACGTGGATATCTCGGATCCGGACCGCGTGGCCCTCGGGGTGGAAGCTGTGCTCGATACCTGGGGGAAGATCGATATCGTCTTCGCCAATGCGGGCATCAACGGCCGCATCGCACCGATCGAAGAGCTGACGCCGGAGGACTGGGATCAGACGCTGAACACGAATCTCAAGGGAACCTTCCTCGTCGTCAAGTATGCGATCCCTCACATGAAAGAGAACGGGGGCAGCATCATCATCACAAGCTCGATTAACGGCAGCCGCAAATTCCACAGTTTTGGGATGAGCGCCTACAGCAGTTCCAAAGCGGGGCAGGTTGCCTTTGCAAAGATGGCCGCCCTGGAGCTGGCCCGGTACCGCATCCGGGTGAATGTCATCTGCCCGGGAGCGATCGAGACGAATATCGATGAGAATACCTTCCAGTCTCCGGAAGTCAAGGAGATCCAGATCCCGGTGAAGTATCCGGAAGGCAGCCAGCCCTTAGAACACGGTCCGGGCAAGCCGGAGCAGGTGGCAGATCTCGTGTTGTTCCTGGCTTCGGAGGATTCCAGCCATATCACGGGGACGGAAGTCTATATCGATGGTGCGGAGTCATTGTTGTAA
- a CDS encoding helix-turn-helix domain-containing protein yields the protein MKSLNYLSKMILFGLLLSTIPVVFIGFFSYITSSNEIQNHVNRGKMQLLMQTNANVEQILTTVNHTLNQVVNSVVLREAISREITVEDFMLYNDLRNELRHMQSFDTKLEDVIVVNLAHNWMVKNSGIYRLDEYAYNEEIASLINHPDEISWILSPSKWYYSEENASNVVCNYTISLIKKLPVNSLTKTGFILANIPACSFQEFQQFEAESDSELFILDDQFRVLLHADHQLIGEHLSAISPLSPEQFTGSSGQFTAEYNGKPYSIIYYQSDFNDWIYVSAIDIASMTKEATKIGEYTLIVCLILLFLSAITVWLGSRRMYSPIKRLMRLFGEQVEGNSRHVNEFQVIGEHVASLFQSKTRLENEVRHHLSQVRTFFLIRACQGNVKSSELVDKLIRYGYGQQVEQWRTMAMLTLQIDTLEGTRYSKQDLELLQFAIQNMIEELIPFGHRLSPVIIDHTIVTIAGSRDADNQQFNKLLYGITEDLQSKILNYLELKVSIGISLPFQDWTQIPRAYREGLDALRHRIKLGEGIIIQYEDINSGKHYLNLNYPQHIELELIDAIKLADQEQAKQAIREFLQAVFAAELTPQEYLIPLARLLNNLLIVMQESGISLNQIQQSNRSLFEQLTELRIAAEIEEWFWSSLIDPMIKIFRDRQDAQYHNISEKIIDMIQRYYDTDLTLEMCAQKLHYNANYLSSVFRKETNYSFSEYLTAYRFSMAKKWLAETNMTIKEIAAKLCYNNPQNFIRSFRKHEGMTPGQYREKHMKHLPLQKPHM from the coding sequence ATGAAGTCGTTAAATTATCTCAGCAAAATGATCCTCTTCGGTTTATTGTTAAGCACCATCCCCGTTGTCTTTATCGGTTTTTTCTCCTATATCACATCTTCTAATGAAATTCAAAATCATGTTAATCGCGGTAAAATGCAGCTTCTTATGCAGACCAATGCCAATGTAGAACAAATACTTACCACTGTCAACCACACGCTCAATCAAGTGGTGAATTCCGTCGTTCTCAGAGAAGCCATCAGCCGCGAGATCACAGTGGAAGACTTTATGCTCTACAACGACCTGCGCAACGAGCTTCGTCACATGCAATCCTTCGATACGAAGCTCGAAGATGTCATCGTCGTCAATCTGGCGCATAACTGGATGGTCAAAAACTCGGGTATCTATCGGCTCGATGAATACGCTTACAATGAAGAGATCGCATCGCTGATCAATCACCCGGATGAGATATCATGGATTCTAAGTCCCAGTAAATGGTATTACAGCGAAGAAAACGCTTCAAACGTTGTTTGTAATTATACCATAAGTCTAATCAAAAAGCTTCCAGTGAACAGCTTAACCAAAACGGGATTTATCCTTGCTAATATCCCCGCATGCAGCTTTCAGGAATTTCAGCAATTCGAAGCGGAGAGTGATTCCGAACTATTCATCCTGGATGATCAGTTCCGCGTCTTGCTGCATGCCGATCATCAGCTCATCGGCGAGCATCTGTCTGCGATCAGTCCGTTATCACCCGAACAGTTCACGGGTTCTTCGGGCCAGTTCACAGCTGAATACAACGGCAAGCCATATTCCATCATCTATTACCAATCGGACTTTAACGACTGGATCTATGTCTCGGCGATCGATATCGCGAGCATGACGAAGGAAGCGACGAAGATCGGCGAGTATACGCTCATCGTCTGCCTGATCCTGCTCTTCCTGTCGGCCATCACCGTATGGCTGGGATCACGGCGGATGTACTCGCCGATCAAGCGGCTGATGCGGCTGTTCGGCGAGCAGGTGGAGGGAAACAGCCGCCATGTGAATGAGTTCCAAGTCATCGGCGAGCATGTCGCTTCGCTGTTCCAGTCCAAAACCCGTCTGGAAAACGAAGTTCGCCACCATCTCTCGCAAGTGCGCACCTTCTTCCTGATCCGCGCCTGCCAAGGCAATGTCAAAAGCAGCGAACTCGTCGACAAGCTTATCCGCTACGGGTACGGTCAGCAAGTAGAACAATGGCGCACGATGGCGATGCTCACGCTGCAGATCGATACGCTGGAGGGCACCCGCTACAGCAAACAGGATCTTGAACTCCTGCAATTCGCCATTCAGAATATGATCGAGGAGCTCATCCCCTTCGGGCATCGCTTGTCCCCTGTAATCATCGATCATACCATCGTGACGATCGCGGGAAGCAGGGATGCGGACAATCAGCAGTTCAACAAGCTGCTGTACGGCATCACTGAGGATCTGCAGAGCAAGATCCTGAACTATCTGGAACTGAAAGTCAGCATCGGCATCAGCCTGCCGTTCCAAGATTGGACCCAGATTCCGAGGGCCTACCGCGAAGGGCTGGATGCCCTCAGGCACCGCATCAAGCTCGGGGAAGGCATCATCATCCAATACGAAGATATCAATTCGGGCAAACATTACCTGAATCTAAATTATCCTCAGCACATCGAACTGGAACTGATCGATGCGATCAAACTTGCGGACCAAGAGCAAGCGAAGCAGGCGATCCGGGAATTCCTGCAAGCCGTATTCGCAGCCGAACTGACGCCGCAGGAATACCTGATTCCGCTGGCACGGCTGCTGAACAATCTCCTGATCGTCATGCAGGAATCCGGCATCAGCCTGAATCAGATCCAGCAGTCCAACCGATCGCTCTTCGAACAATTGACGGAACTGAGAATCGCTGCGGAGATCGAGGAGTGGTTCTGGTCGAGTCTGATCGACCCGATGATCAAGATCTTCCGCGATCGTCAGGATGCGCAGTACCACAACATCTCCGAGAAGATCATCGATATGATCCAGCGCTATTATGACACGGATCTGACCCTGGAGATGTGCGCACAGAAGCTTCATTACAATGCAAATTACTTAAGCAGCGTGTTCCGCAAAGAGACTAACTATTCATTCAGCGAATATCTGACGGCTTACCGCTTCAGCATGGCGAAGAAATGGCTGGCGGAGACCAATATGACGATCAAAGAGATCGCGGCGAAACTGTGTTACAACAATCCGCAAAACTTCATCCGCTCCTTCCGCAAACATGAGGGAATGACACCGGGGCAATATCGGGAGAAGCATATGAAGCACTTGCCGCTGCAGAAGCCTCACATGTAA
- a CDS encoding carbohydrate ABC transporter permease: protein MVEDRSLQGRIFSIINYFLLSVIALLCLVPFLHVLAGSFTTNAELAAKPFIIIPEVWSLDAYKFVFSTNTITRAMLISIGVTLIGTLFSMFFTSLTAYGLARRDLDGRRILMFLVVFTMLFQGGMIPTFLIVKELGLINKYAALIIPSTINAFNMIILRNFFQNIPDGLEESAKIDGCNDFGILFRIVLPLSLPALATISLFYAVTYWNTYLSAILYIDSSEKWPIQVWLRQIVVLASGLDGSTNEDVPPPDQAVKMAVIIVATIPIMLVYPFLQKHFAKGALLGSIKG from the coding sequence ATGGTAGAAGACAGATCGCTGCAAGGTAGAATCTTCTCGATCATCAACTATTTTCTGCTGTCGGTCATCGCATTGCTGTGCTTAGTGCCATTCCTTCATGTATTGGCAGGCTCCTTTACAACGAATGCCGAACTGGCCGCAAAACCCTTCATCATCATCCCGGAAGTGTGGAGTCTAGATGCCTACAAGTTCGTCTTCTCGACGAATACGATTACGCGGGCGATGCTGATCTCGATTGGCGTGACTTTGATCGGTACATTGTTCAGCATGTTCTTCACTTCTTTGACGGCTTACGGCCTTGCGAGAAGGGACCTTGACGGCCGCCGGATACTGATGTTCCTCGTGGTCTTCACGATGCTGTTCCAAGGCGGGATGATCCCGACCTTCTTGATCGTGAAGGAACTGGGCTTGATCAACAAATATGCAGCGCTGATCATCCCCAGCACGATCAATGCCTTCAATATGATCATCTTGAGGAACTTCTTCCAGAACATCCCCGATGGACTGGAAGAATCGGCGAAGATCGACGGCTGCAATGACTTCGGCATCCTATTTAGGATCGTGCTGCCCCTGTCGCTGCCGGCGCTGGCTACGATCTCTCTCTTCTACGCGGTTACGTATTGGAATACGTACTTGAGTGCGATTCTCTATATCGACAGCAGTGAGAAATGGCCGATTCAAGTATGGCTCAGACAGATCGTTGTTCTGGCGAGCGGCTTGGACGGCTCGACGAATGAAGATGTTCCGCCGCCTGACCAAGCGGTGAAGATGGCGGTTATCATCGTCGCTACGATTCCGATTATGCTCGTCTATCCGTTCTTGCAGAAGCACTTTGCAAAAGGTGCATTGCTTGGTTCTATCAAGGGTTAA